The Rickettsiales bacterium genome includes a region encoding these proteins:
- a CDS encoding group III truncated hemoglobin — MDKTMEGVTENSIKKLVYDFYRKVRADVELAPVFDNVIGVTDEEWEEHLDKMVDFWSSVMLTTGKYHGNPLQKHRDIPSFDIKLFDRWLELFVETVKEIHSGPAEDEYIEKSRRIAESLKLGIYYRPDFPVV, encoded by the coding sequence ATGGATAAAACAATGGAAGGTGTAACTGAAAATTCTATAAAGAAGCTGGTTTATGATTTTTATAGGAAGGTTCGTGCTGACGTGGAATTGGCACCGGTGTTTGATAATGTAATAGGCGTTACAGATGAGGAGTGGGAAGAGCATCTGGATAAGATGGTAGATTTTTGGTCATCAGTGATGCTTACTACCGGTAAATATCATGGAAATCCCCTACAAAAACATAGAGATATACCTTCGTTTGATATTAAGCTTTTTGATCGCTGGCTTGAATTGTTTGTTGAGACAGTAAAGGAAATACATTCTGGACCAGCTGAGGATGAATATATAGAAAAAAGCAGAAGAATAGCTGAAAGCCTTAAGCTCGGTATATATTATCGTCCAGACTTTCCTGTTGTGTAG
- a CDS encoding Rrf2 family transcriptional regulator, translating to MQITRFTDYSLRALMYLAIHGDRLCTVKEVAKYYNISQNHLVKVVHRLSQLGYIKSSKGKGGGICLLKKPENINLKELVVNLEPNLTLVECFDDANNNCFISNVCGLKKIMHESLDAFTDTLGKYTVADTISQPNIFPIANKDS from the coding sequence ATGCAAATCACACGTTTTACAGACTATTCTCTAAGAGCTCTTATGTATCTAGCTATACATGGAGATAGGCTCTGCACAGTAAAGGAAGTAGCTAAATACTACAATATATCACAGAACCATCTGGTAAAGGTAGTACATCGGCTTTCTCAACTGGGGTACATAAAAAGTAGCAAGGGAAAAGGCGGTGGCATTTGCCTTCTTAAAAAGCCAGAAAATATAAATCTTAAAGAGCTTGTTGTTAATCTTGAGCCTAATCTAACGTTGGTTGAGTGTTTCGATGATGCTAACAATAACTGCTTTATTTCTAATGTCTGTGGTCTAAAAAAAATAATGCATGAATCTCTTGACGCTTTTACCGACACTCTTGGCAAATACACAGTAGCCGATACTATTAGTCAGCCAAATATTTTCCCCATAGCAAACAAGGACAGCTAG
- the fliW gene encoding flagellar assembly protein FliW, protein MLNQSISTGKQMVGIEFPETIQSRFGEISVDPSRGISFPRGILGMPDKLNFVLTNFNSEKMGQFKLLQSLDDFQLSFITLPVDINKSVIAIEDVHKAADELQIEHEDVVVLLIVSVHRSPSNVRISVNARAPLILDSSQKTGVQYVFHDDKYKVQHML, encoded by the coding sequence ATGTTGAATCAGTCAATTTCTACAGGAAAACAGATGGTTGGGATAGAGTTTCCTGAAACAATACAGTCACGTTTTGGTGAGATTTCCGTAGATCCTTCTAGGGGTATAAGCTTTCCACGCGGCATACTCGGTATGCCTGACAAACTAAATTTTGTGCTGACAAATTTTAATAGCGAAAAAATGGGGCAGTTTAAGTTGTTGCAATCACTTGATGATTTTCAACTTTCGTTCATTACATTGCCGGTTGATATTAATAAATCAGTTATCGCGATAGAAGATGTTCATAAAGCCGCTGATGAGTTGCAGATAGAGCATGAGGATGTGGTCGTATTGCTTATTGTCTCAGTGCATCGTAGTCCAAGTAATGTGCGTATTTCAGTAAACGCGCGCGCTCCATTAATATTAGACTCTAGTCAAAAAACCGGTGTGCAGTATGTATTCCATGACGATAAGTATAAAGTCCAGCACATGCTTTAG
- the flgK gene encoding flagellar hook-associated protein FlgK, with translation MSLALALNNSLTGLNINRQSLAVLSQNISNANTEGYSRKIVNQESIYLDGQGAGVRIEDVVRKVDDYLIRSINQQTSEVGKGDTLSDYAERIQILLGKPGERNSVDANISSFFNSVQSLAQTPENSSLRINAINLGKTLSGRMSDLSLGLDDLRFQADQDISLMISSINSAIVEIDKLNTSISNESALGRSVAELEDKRDLLVKDLSQYMEIQIFKKSNGEINISSANGFSILDDSVYELSYSAAGAVTSFVNNASLAPIQIYRLDEVGNRLGTPRELVTSGTPDSIVSGVGSGKLAGLIDIRDKQIPEIIAQLDNISQVLRDQVNAVHNSGSGYPGANSYTGTHSLVADDYSQWGGKIRIAVLGDDGRAIASRYGDEDATRPLTIDLSTLDYGLGEGQPTIQGIIDEINRSFGVPQNKVEVGNINNINLVSNVDDLPGFPPQFNFDFSMENISADKADVFVTNVEIRDSTNTLLAAPISTAPTIALAGNYNTVAGSKVLTVNTTGVHNLKDGDKVYLSPPSSAIDGIPTNNFDQLFTVSNVQAGSFDVVVSTAASTGGNFVVAGQTAIPKYSEVPAGEITRTKNDGTFTADLSSNPTSSFYTVNVKVAVDDGTGNISNSIISYRVNNNTPNIRNLRYAATAATADGKIVPPASLQPVVRALLVDKDGVELAKNNGIYTTSKEGFLKIEAMDSDNYIAIDSMDSVELGRPNDTPKVAATNRSFAHYLGLNNFFVDDGDERTIKTSGSAFSLNVEQRLIDNPNLISLGNLVQTTVSSTSDKPPPYTYERNIGDNSVIQKLAKLGIDAIDFKAVSGLGQTSKSFTAYAGQIIGAAATKANIANTEKDNAQSLLDGFEQRSDSISGVNLDEELANTIVFQNSYSASARIITVVSTLFDTLIQAVN, from the coding sequence ATGAGTCTAGCCCTAGCATTAAATAACTCGCTCACCGGACTTAATATCAACCGGCAGTCACTTGCTGTTCTGTCGCAAAATATATCAAACGCTAATACTGAAGGGTATAGCAGGAAGATAGTAAATCAGGAGTCCATATATCTTGATGGGCAGGGCGCTGGGGTAAGAATTGAGGATGTGGTAAGAAAAGTAGATGATTATCTTATTAGGTCAATAAATCAACAAACCTCGGAAGTAGGAAAAGGTGATACTTTAAGTGATTATGCGGAGAGGATACAAATTTTATTGGGGAAACCCGGTGAGAGGAATAGTGTTGACGCTAATATAAGCAGTTTTTTTAACTCAGTACAATCTTTGGCGCAGACGCCAGAGAATTCGTCTTTACGCATTAACGCTATTAATTTAGGAAAAACTTTAAGTGGGCGGATGAGCGATTTATCGCTTGGGCTTGATGACTTACGTTTTCAGGCGGATCAAGATATATCGCTTATGATCTCATCAATAAATTCCGCGATTGTTGAGATTGATAAGTTAAATACTAGTATAAGCAATGAATCAGCGCTTGGAAGATCTGTGGCGGAATTAGAAGATAAGCGTGATTTATTGGTAAAAGATTTATCGCAATATATGGAAATACAGATTTTCAAAAAAAGTAATGGAGAGATAAATATTTCCAGCGCGAATGGATTTAGTATTCTTGATGATAGTGTGTATGAGTTATCGTATAGCGCGGCGGGAGCGGTTACTAGTTTTGTAAATAACGCTTCTTTGGCACCGATACAAATTTATCGTCTTGACGAGGTTGGAAATCGTTTGGGAACACCAAGAGAGCTGGTGACATCGGGCACCCCTGATTCCATAGTAAGCGGTGTTGGTAGTGGAAAGCTTGCTGGGCTTATTGATATTAGAGATAAGCAGATACCAGAAATAATCGCGCAGCTAGATAATATATCGCAGGTTTTGCGAGATCAGGTTAATGCTGTGCATAACTCAGGAAGTGGTTATCCCGGTGCTAATAGCTATACGGGGACACACTCGCTTGTCGCTGACGATTACTCACAGTGGGGTGGGAAAATTAGAATAGCCGTTTTAGGTGATGATGGGCGGGCTATTGCCTCGCGTTATGGTGATGAGGACGCGACAAGACCGCTTACTATTGATCTTTCTACTCTTGATTATGGTTTAGGAGAAGGACAACCAACAATTCAGGGTATTATTGATGAGATAAATAGGAGTTTTGGTGTTCCACAGAATAAGGTTGAGGTTGGTAATATAAATAACATTAATTTGGTTTCAAACGTAGATGATTTACCTGGTTTCCCACCACAATTTAACTTTGATTTTAGTATGGAGAATATCTCGGCAGATAAAGCTGATGTTTTTGTTACTAATGTTGAAATTCGTGATAGCACTAATACTCTGCTCGCCGCGCCAATATCAACCGCTCCGACAATTGCTCTTGCCGGAAACTACAATACAGTAGCGGGAAGTAAGGTGCTTACCGTAAATACTACTGGTGTTCATAATCTAAAGGATGGTGATAAGGTTTATTTAAGTCCGCCATCTTCCGCTATTGATGGAATTCCTACTAATAACTTTGATCAGCTTTTTACGGTAAGTAATGTGCAGGCGGGAAGTTTTGATGTTGTGGTTTCAACGGCGGCATCTACCGGAGGAAATTTTGTTGTCGCTGGTCAGACCGCTATTCCTAAATATTCGGAAGTGCCTGCTGGAGAAATTACTCGTACTAAGAACGACGGTACATTTACCGCTGATTTAAGCAGTAATCCGACTTCATCATTTTACACAGTGAATGTTAAAGTAGCTGTTGATGATGGAACGGGCAACATATCAAACTCTATAATAAGCTATAGGGTAAATAATAATACTCCTAATATTAGAAATTTGCGCTATGCGGCGACAGCAGCGACGGCTGATGGTAAAATTGTACCACCGGCTTCTCTCCAACCGGTAGTAAGAGCGTTGCTTGTTGATAAGGATGGAGTAGAGCTTGCGAAGAATAATGGAATTTATACTACCTCAAAAGAAGGTTTCCTGAAAATTGAGGCGATGGATAGTGATAATTACATAGCGATTGACTCAATGGATAGCGTAGAGCTTGGAAGACCTAATGATACTCCAAAGGTTGCTGCCACTAATAGGAGTTTTGCTCATTATTTAGGGCTTAATAATTTTTTTGTGGATGATGGTGATGAGCGGACGATAAAGACTTCGGGAAGTGCTTTTTCATTAAATGTTGAGCAGCGGCTTATTGATAACCCTAATCTTATCTCTTTGGGTAATCTTGTGCAGACTACTGTGTCATCTACTAGCGACAAGCCGCCACCATACACTTATGAGCGTAATATAGGTGATAATAGTGTTATACAGAAACTGGCGAAGCTTGGGATTGACGCGATTGATTTTAAGGCGGTAAGTGGTTTGGGACAGACTAGTAAATCCTTCACCGCTTACGCTGGGCAGATTATCGGCGCGGCGGCGACAAAAGCTAATATAGCGAATACGGAAAAAGATAACGCGCAAAGTTTGCTCGATGGTTTTGAGCAGCGCTCTGACTCAATAAGTGGGGTGAATCTGGATGAGGAGTTGGCAAATACTATAGTTTTTCAGAATTCGTATAGCGCTTCGGCAAGGATTATAACAGTAGTAAGCACTTTATTTGATACATTAATACAGGCGGTAAACTAG
- a CDS encoding rod-binding protein, which yields MSLAIGGDLLVSEAGIAAYQKGLVAKNTLTGSINNDASKNASEQKIDALARDFEAVFISQMMDKMFGESIGTDAFGSKESDEIYKGLMVQEYGKLIVKSGGIGIADYVKRELLHLQEV from the coding sequence ATGTCTTTAGCGATTGGTGGAGATTTGTTGGTTAGCGAAGCTGGTATCGCAGCTTATCAGAAAGGTTTGGTGGCAAAAAATACCTTAACTGGCAGTATTAATAATGATGCTAGCAAGAACGCTAGTGAACAAAAGATTGACGCTTTGGCACGTGACTTTGAAGCGGTGTTTATTAGTCAGATGATGGATAAGATGTTTGGAGAATCAATAGGAACGGATGCTTTTGGGAGCAAGGAAAGCGACGAGATATATAAAGGACTTATGGTTCAAGAATACGGAAAATTGATTGTTAAGTCTGGTGGCATAGGAATTGCTGATTATGTTAAGAGAGAATTGCTGCATCTTCAGGAAGTATAG
- a CDS encoding flagellar basal body P-ring protein FlgI codes for MNRDPDFSVSTKHEDKLAALLDVSDFFYKFILLPVAFLSFVCVYMMIISSPVRADSRLKDIVTFEGVRENILMGYGLVVGLNGTGDKLKNSAFTEQSLIAFLERQGVNTRGTTLKTQNVAAVTITATLPPFARSGSKVDVSVSAMGDAKDLSGGTLLATPLYGADGEVYVVAQGAVSIGGFRAQGNSTTITKGVPTSGFIANGGIVERETEFALNKMQEMKLSLRNPDITTAGRVSEVINEYIGPSIAKVTDPGTVVLSIPDVYRNNVTKLLAEIENLRVKTDQIAKVVIDEASGTIVIGENVGIDTVAIAQGNLVVRVEEKEIVSQPNPLAPEGAETEVVQRTEISVNDNPGGRMAVLKKGANLRELVGGLNALGVSPRDLITILQTIKTAGALQAEILVK; via the coding sequence ATGAATAGAGATCCAGATTTCTCGGTTAGTACTAAGCATGAGGATAAGCTTGCGGCATTGCTTGATGTAAGTGATTTTTTTTATAAATTTATATTGCTGCCGGTAGCGTTTTTATCATTTGTCTGTGTTTATATGATGATAATTTCTTCTCCGGTACGCGCTGATTCTAGGCTTAAGGATATTGTTACGTTTGAGGGAGTAAGAGAAAATATCCTTATGGGTTATGGTTTGGTAGTTGGACTTAATGGGACCGGAGATAAGTTAAAAAACAGCGCGTTTACCGAGCAGAGTCTTATCGCTTTTTTGGAACGCCAAGGCGTTAACACTAGGGGAACTACACTTAAGACACAAAATGTAGCAGCGGTTACTATTACCGCAACCTTGCCACCATTCGCTCGTAGTGGTAGCAAGGTTGACGTATCAGTAAGCGCGATGGGGGACGCTAAGGATTTGTCAGGTGGGACATTGCTTGCTACACCGCTATATGGCGCTGATGGAGAGGTTTATGTTGTCGCGCAAGGAGCGGTATCAATCGGTGGATTTAGGGCACAGGGAAATTCTACTACAATTACTAAAGGGGTGCCGACTTCTGGTTTTATAGCTAATGGTGGCATCGTTGAAAGAGAAACTGAGTTTGCTCTTAATAAAATGCAAGAGATGAAGTTGTCACTGCGTAATCCAGATATAACCACCGCTGGACGTGTATCAGAAGTTATTAATGAATATATAGGTCCAAGTATTGCTAAAGTTACTGATCCTGGAACGGTAGTTTTATCAATACCTGATGTTTACCGTAATAATGTAACCAAGCTATTGGCTGAGATTGAAAATCTTAGAGTAAAGACGGATCAGATAGCGAAAGTGGTCATAGATGAAGCGTCGGGTACGATAGTTATTGGGGAGAATGTTGGTATTGATACGGTCGCTATAGCACAGGGAAATTTGGTCGTTAGGGTTGAAGAAAAGGAAATTGTGTCGCAACCAAATCCACTTGCGCCGGAAGGAGCGGAAACAGAGGTGGTACAGCGCACGGAAATATCAGTAAATGATAACCCTGGTGGTAGGATGGCTGTGCTTAAAAAAGGAGCTAATTTAAGAGAGCTGGTTGGTGGACTTAACGCACTTGGTGTAAGCCCGCGTGATTTGATTACTATTTTGCAGACAATTAAAACTGCCGGAGCGTTACAGGCTGAGATTTTGGTTAAATAA
- a CDS encoding flagellar assembly protein FliX, with protein sequence MKIETYNNLKNIDKSKKRAGAGKSSSFSNMLDISENSDTIKTSSTANIAPSQQISGILSLQELSDEEINRQKSVKYGNDLLDTLEQLRKRLLIGTMSMDTLRNIKTQLSKQKQNVMDPHLLSIIDDIDLRAAVELAKLEVATKTNK encoded by the coding sequence ATGAAAATTGAAACCTATAATAATCTGAAAAATATAGATAAATCTAAAAAAAGGGCAGGAGCTGGAAAATCCAGCTCTTTCTCTAACATGCTGGATATATCTGAAAATTCCGATACCATAAAAACCTCCTCTACGGCAAATATAGCGCCATCCCAACAAATATCTGGTATATTATCCCTTCAAGAGCTATCAGATGAGGAAATAAATCGTCAAAAATCCGTGAAATATGGTAATGACCTTCTTGATACTCTGGAACAACTCCGCAAAAGGCTACTTATCGGCACTATGTCTATGGACACCTTAAGAAACATAAAAACACAACTATCAAAGCAAAAACAAAATGTTATGGATCCACACCTGCTTTCTATCATAGATGATATAGATCTAAGAGCCGCCGTAGAGCTGGCAAAGCTAGAAGTCGCGACGAAGACCAATAAATAA
- a CDS encoding DegQ family serine endoprotease, whose protein sequence is MSTLRFFLSSLAIVIFITTSPAMVAKPAIAQEPPASFADLVDNLLPAVVNISTTQKIRTSGVFGDMPFPNFPNSPDMDPFRDFFERFGGPGLNTPKEREVYSLGSGFIIDASGYVITNNHVVEKAEEIKVILADQEKYTAKIIGRDPKTDLALLKIDAKKPLPFVTMGDSDTMRVGDWVIAIGNPFGLGGSVTKGIISARQRNINAGPFDDFLQTDAPINKGNSGGPLFNTKGEVIGINSAIFSPSMGGGSVGIGFAIPTSLAKPIVDQLKKFGRTHRGWLGVKIQKVSDEIADSLGMKKAIGALVLEVSEGSPAAKAGLKAGDVITHLDGKEIEEMRFLPRMVAETKSGSKVSLTYWRKNSSHNTSVTVGELDENEEKITSSKNNKNKNDNHDGQKLLGMEITPLNDHLRSQFRIKLKSGLIITHIDNNSEAEKTGLQEGDIIVSVNNNAVQKISDIKNMIDTAKKSGRKHILVKINRKGNEAFITLNINQ, encoded by the coding sequence ATGTCCACCTTACGATTTTTTCTCTCTTCATTAGCAATAGTTATATTCATCACTACTTCACCAGCTATGGTGGCAAAGCCAGCCATAGCGCAAGAGCCTCCAGCGAGTTTCGCTGATTTGGTGGATAATCTATTACCAGCGGTGGTAAATATCTCAACTACTCAAAAAATCCGAACTAGTGGTGTATTCGGTGACATGCCATTTCCCAACTTTCCGAATTCACCAGATATGGATCCATTCCGTGATTTTTTTGAGCGTTTCGGTGGACCAGGTCTTAATACACCTAAAGAAAGAGAAGTATACTCACTTGGTTCCGGCTTTATAATTGACGCTAGTGGTTATGTAATAACTAATAATCACGTGGTAGAAAAAGCGGAGGAAATTAAAGTGATACTAGCAGATCAGGAAAAATATACCGCTAAAATAATTGGTCGTGATCCAAAAACCGACCTTGCCTTGCTGAAAATTGACGCTAAAAAACCTCTACCATTTGTTACTATGGGTGATTCAGACACGATGCGTGTCGGTGACTGGGTAATCGCTATCGGCAACCCATTCGGACTTGGTGGCTCCGTTACTAAAGGAATCATTTCCGCTCGTCAGCGCAATATAAACGCTGGTCCTTTTGATGATTTCCTGCAAACTGACGCTCCAATAAACAAAGGAAATTCCGGTGGCCCTCTATTTAACACCAAAGGTGAGGTAATAGGCATAAACAGCGCTATATTCTCTCCAAGTATGGGTGGTGGTTCGGTTGGTATTGGTTTTGCTATTCCTACCTCACTGGCAAAACCGATAGTTGATCAACTGAAAAAATTTGGTCGTACTCATCGTGGTTGGCTTGGCGTTAAAATACAAAAAGTCTCCGATGAGATAGCCGATAGTCTGGGAATGAAAAAAGCGATTGGCGCGCTGGTTTTAGAAGTATCAGAAGGTAGCCCCGCCGCTAAAGCTGGCCTTAAAGCCGGAGATGTAATTACTCATCTGGATGGCAAAGAAATAGAGGAAATGCGATTCTTACCACGTATGGTAGCTGAAACCAAATCCGGTAGCAAAGTATCACTTACTTACTGGCGAAAAAACTCTTCCCATAACACCTCCGTTACTGTAGGTGAGCTAGATGAGAATGAGGAAAAAATTACATCAAGTAAAAATAATAAAAATAAGAATGATAATCATGATGGACAAAAACTGTTAGGAATGGAGATTACCCCACTTAACGACCATCTGCGCTCTCAGTTTAGAATAAAGTTAAAATCAGGCTTAATAATAACTCATATAGACAATAATTCAGAAGCGGAGAAGACTGGGCTTCAAGAAGGTGATATAATAGTAAGCGTGAATAACAATGCTGTTCAAAAAATATCAGATATAAAAAATATGATTGATACAGCTAAAAAATCAGGTAGAAAACATATATTGGTTAAAATAAACCGTAAGGGAAATGAAGCATTTATAACTCTCAATATAAATCAATAG
- a CDS encoding ABC transporter substrate-binding protein, whose translation MNACKQTYSHTSMRILFVVLLSAILLNINISDSFGGQKIKYPELHDKRLEFATSFAEIVLSVISDQKKEYDERKKNLSRSFSNSMDIGWIAKFVIGRNIRQATAEQKETYTNLYRKFLTKVYVESFAENPDKRINAIDIINVSDTNTPDFTVSTKIKLTNQDVLNVNYLVREDNNSYKVRDISIENVSLINTHRAEFTKLASSNGIAGVIKKLKELLSEDNDEFSLTMN comes from the coding sequence ATGAACGCTTGTAAACAAACATATAGCCACACTAGTATGCGTATTTTATTCGTGGTACTTTTATCTGCCATATTACTAAATATAAATATCTCAGATAGCTTTGGCGGACAAAAAATAAAATATCCTGAGCTGCATGATAAGCGCCTTGAGTTTGCTACTAGTTTCGCTGAGATAGTACTCTCAGTAATAAGCGACCAGAAAAAAGAATATGATGAGCGCAAAAAAAATCTAAGTAGGTCTTTCAGCAATTCTATGGATATTGGCTGGATAGCCAAATTCGTAATCGGCAGAAACATAAGGCAGGCAACCGCTGAACAAAAAGAAACCTATACTAATCTTTACAGAAAATTTCTTACTAAAGTTTATGTTGAGAGCTTCGCTGAAAATCCTGATAAAAGAATAAACGCCATTGATATAATAAATGTAAGCGACACAAACACTCCTGATTTCACCGTATCTACCAAGATAAAACTTACCAATCAAGACGTGCTTAATGTTAATTATTTGGTACGTGAGGATAACAACTCATATAAAGTCCGTGATATATCTATAGAAAATGTTAGTTTAATAAATACTCATCGTGCCGAATTCACTAAACTTGCCAGCTCTAACGGCATAGCTGGAGTAATAAAAAAACTCAAAGAATTACTAAGCGAAGATAATGACGAGTTCAGCCTGACAATGAACTGA
- the ftsA gene encoding cell division protein FtsA, whose product MKAKKTNKVLKKSGSNGVAVLDIGTAKIACFIANIDTAGEIKITGIGHQLSKGIKSGVITDFAEAETSIANAVHAAEQMAGENIENVIVSLSGGNLNSRNVAVEMSLFGEEVADRDIMDIIEQARASVAHDEHEVLHSVPVSYYLDGAKGIMDPRKMFGKKLGADVHMIVGLASVMRNITHCIGRCHLNVEEYIAAPYASALSCLEEDEKQLGVTLIDMGAGATSFCIMAGGKNIYTDSIPIGGAHATNDIARGLSTSLSHAERLKTLHGSAIATASDDQIMLDVPPLGEEDSDDVNSMPRSMLVGIIRPRMEEIFEMIRSKIELSNLSTVAGKRVVLTGGASQLLGAREMASNILGKQVRLGRPHMIAGLADSVSGPAFSTALGMLEYRVKKPIEEQMFDIHRHRGGMRAGFEKLLHWFKDNF is encoded by the coding sequence GTGAAAGCTAAAAAAACAAATAAGGTATTGAAGAAAAGCGGAAGTAATGGTGTCGCGGTGCTGGATATTGGTACCGCTAAGATAGCTTGCTTTATCGCGAATATTGATACTGCTGGTGAGATAAAAATAACCGGTATCGGGCATCAGTTGTCAAAAGGAATAAAATCGGGGGTTATTACCGATTTTGCTGAGGCTGAGACCTCAATTGCCAACGCTGTGCACGCCGCTGAGCAAATGGCAGGAGAAAATATAGAAAATGTTATAGTAAGTCTTTCTGGGGGTAATCTTAACTCGCGGAATGTGGCGGTTGAGATGTCGCTTTTTGGGGAAGAGGTGGCAGATCGTGATATAATGGATATTATTGAACAGGCAAGAGCGAGCGTCGCCCATGACGAGCATGAGGTGTTACACTCAGTGCCGGTTTCTTACTATCTTGATGGCGCTAAGGGAATTATGGATCCACGCAAGATGTTTGGTAAGAAGCTGGGAGCTGATGTCCATATGATAGTAGGGCTTGCCAGTGTTATGCGCAATATTACTCATTGTATTGGGCGTTGCCATCTTAACGTAGAGGAATATATAGCGGCTCCTTATGCCTCAGCCTTATCTTGCTTGGAGGAGGATGAAAAACAGCTAGGTGTTACTCTTATTGATATGGGAGCTGGCGCTACTAGTTTTTGTATTATGGCTGGTGGTAAGAATATTTATACGGATTCAATACCTATTGGTGGGGCGCATGCAACCAACGATATAGCAAGAGGTCTTTCAACCAGCCTATCACACGCTGAGCGGCTTAAAACACTGCATGGCAGCGCCATAGCGACCGCTAGTGATGATCAGATAATGCTTGATGTGCCGCCTTTGGGTGAGGAAGATTCTGACGATGTAAATAGTATGCCGCGATCAATGTTGGTTGGGATTATCCGTCCACGCATGGAAGAGATATTTGAGATGATAAGGAGTAAGATAGAGCTAAGTAATTTGTCAACGGTTGCTGGAAAAAGGGTGGTTCTTACTGGTGGGGCTAGTCAGTTGCTTGGCGCGCGTGAGATGGCGAGTAATATTCTTGGTAAGCAGGTGCGTTTAGGTCGCCCACATATGATAGCTGGTCTTGCTGACTCAGTTAGTGGTCCGGCTTTCTCTACCGCGCTTGGTATGTTGGAATATCGGGTAAAGAAACCAATAGAGGAGCAGATGTTTGATATACACAGACATCGTGGTGGAATGCGCGCTGGTTTTGAGAAGCTTCTACACTGGTTTAAGGATAATTTTTAA
- a CDS encoding FtsQ-type POTRA domain-containing protein: MARAKSASKKSSMTARQKQSQQIMREKERQRRWQSIKSKFSIFFFGSLFIAVIYGGVWVWQTSAVSRGIKAGSDFVYGVTVEAGYRVKNFYLEGRKRTPVATINDVVDVSENTPILRVDIDDVRRKLEEVDSIKSASVERSLPDTLYVRIVEREPVALWQYKGKISLVDDNGVVMSGIDMEPYKDLPLIVGKGAPKNVKTLLEILDTDNKLKKRFTAAVWVGGRRWNIYLRSGSALSEDKGDVEVLLPEKKILDVWKELAELQKKQQILDRDVKVIDLRIRDRLFMKLPSYDTTGKNNNSKEI; the protein is encoded by the coding sequence ATGGCTAGGGCGAAATCCGCTAGTAAGAAGTCATCAATGACTGCTAGGCAAAAGCAGTCGCAGCAGATAATGCGTGAGAAGGAGCGGCAAAGGCGGTGGCAAAGCATTAAGAGTAAGTTTAGTATATTTTTCTTTGGTTCTCTCTTTATAGCGGTGATTTATGGTGGTGTATGGGTATGGCAGACTAGCGCTGTGAGTAGAGGAATCAAGGCTGGCTCTGATTTTGTGTATGGAGTTACGGTGGAAGCTGGTTATAGGGTGAAAAATTTTTATCTGGAAGGACGTAAGCGAACTCCTGTCGCTACTATTAACGATGTTGTGGATGTAAGTGAGAATACTCCTATATTGCGGGTTGATATTGATGATGTACGCAGAAAATTAGAGGAAGTTGATAGTATAAAATCAGCATCGGTGGAGCGTTCGTTGCCTGATACTCTCTATGTGCGGATAGTAGAGCGTGAACCGGTCGCTCTATGGCAGTATAAAGGAAAAATATCATTAGTTGATGATAATGGGGTGGTAATGAGCGGGATTGATATGGAGCCTTATAAAGACCTGCCGCTTATTGTTGGTAAAGGCGCGCCAAAGAATGTAAAAACCCTACTTGAGATACTTGATACTGATAATAAGCTTAAGAAGCGTTTTACCGCTGCCGTATGGGTTGGTGGTAGGAGATGGAATATATATTTACGCTCAGGCAGCGCGTTGTCGGAGGATAAGGGTGATGTGGAAGTGTTGTTGCCGGAAAAAAAAATTCTTGATGTGTGGAAAGAGCTTGCCGAATTACAAAAAAAACAGCAAATTCTGGATAGGGATGTTAAAGTTATAGACTTGCGTATTAGAGATAGATTATTTATGAAATTACCTTCTTATGATACAACTGGTAAGAATAATAATTCGAAAGAAATATAG